The following coding sequences are from one Coffea arabica cultivar ET-39 chromosome 11e, Coffea Arabica ET-39 HiFi, whole genome shotgun sequence window:
- the LOC113718171 gene encoding uncharacterized protein has translation MVAGGSSTAAPQPLADGGPCSPSTAKSFAQLFSQPIESPIQVKPTTKYKGEAAVVFSKAEADKLATPFRWALVGKFSYGRPSLEGDSEFHVKKESALVPVWASLPALPVHYFDKHSLFSILAPVGKPLFLDSATAAGMRPSVARVCVEAQVVKQREAAEAVEEAKGGVSTPGEIGDSTRAELMVGQPSILAGDGGKSQADTAAEAATTDPVQQPVRSLVADATLTLLQSIGQVDGAPDWDRPIGPLATEGVLTEQVEAGVEGMRSNAACGQLRESGQDATAAGQEGQVACDGREGTLDGEQGVRDTQQADAGQLILLHNSELGSLVVDLSGREEVPHDSQGDVDIGLSPVAGNLSPRLVVRQERVGESAVVALNIDQSQAVERDAKQARGKGVRARIPSDRQLRSATSSHNSFQAKFVAICEPKLDVSRIESIRLRLHFDFVLVNCSGDIWVFYNSLFVCSMVGNSSQHLSLSVQSPLMPGSIIMSFVHAKCSVEERRELWSNLVADKPSSLPWCIGGDFNVIMAPHEKRGGRPFAVAEGVEFMSFLEEAGVFDVGFSGPSFTWCNNRRGRARVSKRLDRLLVNAKCLDFSAAISVVHLARHPSNHAPLKISFASLSDNKPRPFRFLNVWTTKPDLLEVIRHAWGQEASGSPLRVLCSKLLAARRAIQVWNKQCFGNVIDAVREAEQTVQRAEEAVDHDDSEAGQVELRKAQAELRYALSIEEQYWSQKARVKWLRSGDRNSRYFHAVVRQRRAQGLIHRIKKSNGDWVDTDAEIASEAITYFSNLFAGPLEAASDMLHLIPPLITTEDNCMFEAAPNIEEVHQVVRAMDGDSAAGPDGFTGKFYTFAWEVIAQDVYNAVLSFFYGAELPRFVTSTSIVLLPKVSNPQDLSQFRPISLCNFFNKLLSRILADRVAGVLPRIISPQQSGFVKGRNISENYLLAQEVVVGIGKKARGGNVVLKLDMSKAYDRVSWLHIIGVLRRFGFGERFIDMGDPLSPTLFIIAAEVLSRGLNALMVQSGFLGFKVPYGCPSITHLAFADDVLIFANGSSSSLKDIMQVLEMYQRCSGQLISAQKNGYLVHPSLSLARRRVIERVTGFTWQPFPIRYLGFPLYFGRCKSSYYAAVGQSILGRVLSWKSKFLSAGGKMVLIKHVLSSMPVHLLSAAVIPTSIFKSIEQVCSNFLWGSTAEESKFHWIRWTQLCYPVEEGGVGFRRLRDVYTAFSCKLWWSFRTGTLLWAAFMHAKYCRMVHPGQAEMRLTDSAIWRRMLNVSRHVELSMVWLVNDGSCHFWYDNWLGSGALCLRAPVDLSLSFCNFITNGHWDASLLSRTLPGDIVPSILQYPVPDGGCADEVIWVPSTSGTFTLASAFRDVRQARNTSVISSKVWHPRLPLKVSFFMLRLLRGRLPLPDALCRLGFHLPSKCFCCHGASEESIEHVFAIGHVASENSPSSSLRARIVDWWLRSHNSAIRRFICLILPSFICWHIWKARNKAVFEGEQMRSTVICQSIFSEVKSIVDIHFKQKLGVQTFCQLFDWSHLTTSVFDFKLVRWEVTAMGGLVLNTDGCSKGNPGVGGGGGVLRDSTRMPLVAFLAFFRETTCLRAETLALLIGLQTCVHRGFINLWVESDSLVLVGVLQRRIQCPWQIRREVRQIWRLVEDHA, from the exons ATGGTGGCTGGCGGCTCCTCCACGGCGGCGCCGCAGCCCTTGGCGGATGGGGGTCCTTGCTCCCCAAGTACGGCAAAATCTTTCGCACAGCTATTCTCGCAGCCTATCGAATCTCCAATCCAGGTGAAGCCAACAACAAAATACAAGGGTGAGGCGGCTGTTGTATTCTCCAAAGCAGAGGCGGACAAGCTAGCAACTCCTTTCCGCTGGGCTCTGGTGGGGAAATTCTCGTACGGGCGGCCTAGTTTGGAAGGGGATTC GGAATTCCATGTGAAGAAGGAGTCAGCCTTGGTACCAGTTTGGGCATCTCTGCCGGCCCTTCCTGTTCACTACTTTGACAAACATTCGTTATTCTCTATTTTGGCACCAGTTGGGAAACCACTCTTCCTGGATTCGGCAACGGCAGCGGGCATGAGACCGAGCGTAGCAAGGGTGTGTGTAGAG GCTCAAGTCGTAAAGCAGCGTGAAGCTGCTGAGGCTGTCGAGGAGGCCAAGGGAGGTGTATCAACGCCTGGGGAGATTGGGGATTCAACACGAGCAGAGTTGATGGTGGGGCAGCCTTCAATCCTGGCTGGTGAcggaggcaaaagtcaggcggACACGGCTGCGGAAGCGGCGACGACGGACCCTGTACAGCAGCCTGTTCGTTCGCTTGTTGCTGATGCGACATTGACACTGCTGCAGAGCATTGGGCAGGTCGATGGCGCACCAGATTGGGACCGACCCATAGGCCCTTTGGCGACAGAGGGAGTCTTGACGGAGCAGGTAGAGGCTGGGGTGGAGGGCATGCGATCCAACGCCGCTTGTGGGCAACTACGGGAGAGTGGGCAGGATGCTACAGCTGCTGGCCAGGAGGGACAGGTTGCATGTGACGGAAGGGAGGGGACGTTGGACGGGGAGCAAGGGGTGCGCGATACACAGCAGGCTGACGCGGGGCAGCTGATTCTGCTGCACAACAGCGAGCTGGGGAGTTTAGTTGTTGATTTGAGTGGGAGGGAGGAGGTGCCTCACGATAGCCAAGGGGACGTCGACATTGGGTTATCGCCTGTGGCAGGGAATCTCTCCCCACGGCTGGTTGTTCGACAAGAGAGGGTGGGGGAGTCAGCGGTGGTGGCTTTGAACATTGACCAATCTCAAGCAGTTGAGAGAGATGCCAAGCAAGCGAGAGGGAAGGGTGTGCGTGCTCGCATTCCCTCTGACAGACAGCTTCGGTCCGCGACATCTTCCCATAACTCCTTTCAG GCTAAGTTCGTTGCAATATGTGAGCCCAAACTAGATGTGTCTAGAATTGAGTCCATTCGATTACGTTTACATTTTGATTTTGTGCTTGTGAATTGCTCGGGAGATATTTGGGTGTTCTACAATAGTCTTTTCGTGTGTTCCATGGTTGGTAATTCGAGTCAACATTTATCTCTTTCTGTGCAATCTCCGTTGATGCCGGGGTCAATTATAATGTCTTTTGTTCATGCAAAGTGCTCCGTGGAGGAGCGGAGGGAACTTTGGAGCAACCTAGTAGCGGATAAGCCTAGCTCTCTGCCATGGTGCATTGGGGGGGATTTTAATGTCATAATGGCTCCTCATGAAAAACGGGGAGGCCGACCATTTGCTGTAGCTGAGGGAGTGGAGTTTATGTCCTTCTTGGAGGAGGCTGGGGTTTTTGATGTGGGCTTTTCAGGGCCTAGCTTCACGTGGTGTAATAATCGGAGAGGTAGAGCTAGAGTGTCAAAGAGATTGGACAGGCTGTTAGTCAATGCGAAATGTTTGGACTTCTCTGCAGCCATCTCTGTGGTTCACTTGGCGAGACATCCCTCGAACCATGCGCCGTTGAAGATTTCGTTTGCTTCTCTGAGTGACAATAAGCCAAGGCCTTTCCGATTCTTGAATGTCTGGACGACTAAACCGGACCTTTTGGAGGTGATTAGACATGCCTGGGGTCAAGAAGCAAGTGGTTCTCCACTGCGTGTATTGTGCTCTAAATTATTAGCGGCGAGGAGAGCTATTCAGGTCTGGAACAAGCAATGCTTTGGAAATGTGATCGATGCTGTTCGTGAGGCGGAGCAGACGGTACAAAGGGCTGAGGAGGCTGTGGATCACGATGATTCGGAAGCGGGTCAAGTGGAACTCAGGAAGGCTCAAGCGGAGCTACGCTATGCTTTGTCTATTGAAGAGCAGTATTGGAGTCAAAAGGCACGTGTCAAATGGCTTCGAAGTGGGGATCGTAATTCGAGGTATTTTCATGCGGTGGTCAGGCAGAGACGGGCCCAAGGGCTGATACATCGAATAAAGAAATCCAACGGTGATTGGGTGGATACGGATGCTGAGATAGCAAGTGAGGCAATCACGTACTTTTCTAATCTTTTTGCTGGACCGTTGGAGGCTGCCTCCGATATGTTGCACCTCATTCCACCCTTGATTACAACGGAGGACAATTGCATGTTTGAGGCAGCTCCTAATATAGAGGAGGTGCATCAAGTGGTAAGGGCAATGGATGGGGACAGTGCAGCGGGCCCTGATGGATTCACAGGTAAATTTTACACCTTTGCATGGGAGGTTATTGCTCAGGATGTTTATAATGCGGTACTCAGCTTTTTCTATGGGGCAGAACTTCCTCGCTTCGTCACCTCTACCTCGATCGTGCTGCTTCCTAAAGTCTCGAATCCTCAGGATCTCTCTCAATTTAGACCGATTAGTCTGTGTAACTTCTTTAACAAGTTGTTATCCAGAATCTTGGCTGATAGAGTGGCTGGTGTCTTGCCAAGGATTATCTCCCCCCAGCAGTCAGGGTTTGTTAAGGGCCGCAATATATCGGAGAATTATCTACTAGCTCAAGAGGTGGTGGTGGGTATTGGGAAAAAAGCTAGGGGTGGCAACGTCGTTCTGAAGCTAGACATGTCCAAAGCTTATGACAGGGTATCTTGGTTGCATATTATTGGGGTCTTGCGGAGGTTTGGCTTTGGGGAGCGTTTCATAGATATG GGTGACCCATTGTCGCCGACACTATTTATTATAGCGGCCGAGGTCTTGTCGAGAGGCTTAAATGCACTCATGGTGCAATCGGGTTTCTTGGGGTTTAAAGTTCCATATGGTTGCCCCTCCATAACTCATTTGGCGTTCGCGGATGATGTGCTTATTTTTGCGAATGGGTCCTCCTCCTCTCTGAAGGACATTATGCAGGTGTTGGAGATGTATCAACGGTGCTCAGGCCAGTTGATAAGTGCCCAAAAAAATGGCTACTTGGTTCATCCGTCACTATCCCTGGCTCGAAGAAGGGTGATTGAACGTGTCACGGGGTTTACTTGGCAGCCTTTCCCTATCCGCTATCTAGGGTTTCCACTTTACTTTGGGAGGTGTAAATCTTCATATTATGCAGCAGTGGGTCAGTCTATCCTTGGACGGGTCTTATCAtggaaatcaaagtttttgtcTGCAGGGGGCAAGATGGTTTTAATCAAGCATGTGTTGTCGTCAATGCCAGTACATTTGCTATCCGCTGCTGTGATTCCTACCTCGATTTTTAAATCCATAGAGCAGGTTTGCTCGAATTTTTTGTGGGGGTCAACGGCCGAAGAGTCGAAGTTTCACTGGATACGGTGGACTCAACTGTGTTACCCGGTTGAGGAAGGTGGGGTAGGGTTTCGGAGGCTAAGGGACGTCTATACAGCTTTCTCGTGTAAACTCTGGTGGAGTTTCCGTACGGGAACGTTACTGTGGGCTGCTTTCATGCATGCTAAGTATTGCAGAATGGTCCATCCTGGTCAGGCAGAGATGAGGTTGACGGATTCGGCTATCTGGAGGCGTATGTTGAACGTGAGCCGACACGTGGAACTTTCCATGGTATGGTTAGTCAATGACGGGTCGTGTCACTTCTGGTATGATAACTGGCTAGGCAGCGGCGCCTTATGTCTTAGAGCACCAGTTGATCTATCTCTCTCGTTTTGTAATTTTATTACCAATGGGCACTGGGATGCAAGTCTTTTGTCTCGAACCTTGCCAGGGGACATTGTCCCCTCCATCTTACAATACCCGGTCCCTGACGGAGGGTGTGCAGATGAAGTCATTTGGGTGCCATCGACGTCTGGTACATTCACATTAGCATCTGCTTTTCGAGACGTCCGACAAGCCCGTAACACGTCGGTGATTTCCTCTAAGGTTTGGCATCCTCGCCTCCCTTTGAAAGTGTCATTCTTTATGTTGCGCTTATTGAGGGGGAGGCTGCCACTGCCGGATGCTTTGTGCAGACTTGGGTTCCATTTACCTTCTAAATGTTTTTGCTGTCATGGTGCGTCTGAGGAATCTATTGAGCATGTGTTTGCCATTGGTCACGTAGCGTCAGAG AATTCCCCGAGCTCTTCACTGCGAGCTCGCATAGTCGACTGGTGGTTGCGGTCACACAATTCTGCGATTCGGCGTTTTATTTGTCTTATCCTTCCAAGTTTTATCTGTTGGCATATTTGGAAGGCTAGAAATAAAGCAGTGTTTGAAGGGGAACAGATGCGGTCTACTGTCATTTGTCAATCCATCTTCTCGGAAGTCAAGTCCATTGTGGATATCCATTTCAAGCAAAAGCTTGGGGTGCAAACTTTCTGTCAGTTGTTTGATTGGTCGCATTTGACTACCAGTGTATTTGACTTTAAACTTGTTCGCTGGGAGGTGACGGCGATGGGGGGTCTGGTGCTTAATACGGATGGTTGTTCCAAAGGTAATCCAGGAGTGGGTGGAGGTGGGGGGGTTCTCCGGGATTCAACTAGGATGCCTCTAGTTGCGTTTTTAGCTTTCTTCAGGGAAACTACTTGTCTTCGCGCGGAGACATTAGCCCTTCTCATTGGCCTTCAAACGTGTGTTCACCGGGGTTTTATTAATCTATGGGTGGAATCGGACTCATTGGTCTTAGTTGGGGTTCTCCAGCGGCGCATTCAGTGCCCGTGGCAGATCCGAAGGGAAGTCCGGCAGATTTGGCGGTTAGTCGAGGACCATGCCTGA